A region from the Vicia villosa cultivar HV-30 ecotype Madison, WI linkage group LG3, Vvil1.0, whole genome shotgun sequence genome encodes:
- the LOC131656214 gene encoding protein PHOSPHATE-INDUCED 1-like translates to MTSSTLLLTLTLVISLLHFTSASRKLTQNNQQLKFQYHKGPLLTGKTSINLIWYGKFKPSQRAIISDFITSITSPTIKAKPSVATWWKFTDKYYRLANSQNIILTTGSHFLNENYSFGKSLTNDQIIKLASNGSRTNAVNIVLTSDDVVVDGFCSSRCGTHGSSVSTHNHNTYIWVGNSETQCPGQCAWPFHQPIYGPQSPPLVSPNNDVGLDGMVINLASLMAGTVTNPFGNGYFQGPSEAPLEAASACPGVYGKGAYPGYAGKLLVDPTSGASYNANGVNGRKYLLPALFDPTTSECSTLA, encoded by the coding sequence ATGACTTCTTCAACTCTTCTACTCACCCTAACCCTAGTTATCTCTCTTCTCCATTTCACCTCAGCATCAAGAAAACTAACACAAAACAACCAACAACTCAAATTCCAATACCACAAAGGCCCTCTTCTAACCGGTAAAACCTCCATTAATCTCATATGGTACGGTAAATTCAAACCTTCCCAACGAGCCATAATCTCCGACTTCATCACTTCCATTACCTCACCCACCATCAAAGCCAAACCATCCGTCGCCACGTGGTGGAAATTCACAGACAAATACTACCGTCTCGCAAACTCACAAAACATCATTCTCACAACAGGTTCACATTTCTTAAACGAGAATTACTCATTCGGAAAATCACTCACCAATGATCAAATCATAAAGCTTGCATCCAACGGTTCACGAACAAACGCGGTCAATATTGTTCTTACTTCCGATGACGTTGTGGTAGATGGGTTTTGTTCCAGTAGATGCGGAACTCACGGTTCTTCCGTGAGTACTCACAATCACAACACTTACATCTGGGTTGGTAATTCCGAAACACAATGTCCAGGTCAATGCGCCTGGCCATTTCACCAACCAATCTACGGGCCACAAAGCCCACCGTTGGTCTCCCCAAACAACGACGTGGGCCTTGACGGAATGGTGATCAATCTGGCTAGTCTTATGGCTGGAACTGTTACGAACCCTTTTGGAAATGGCTACTTTCAGGGTCCTTCTGAGGCTCCTCTTGAAGCAGCTTCTGCTTGTCCTGGGGTTTATGGGAAAGGTGCTTACCCTGGTTATGCTGGGAAACTCTTGGTGGATCCTACAAGTGGTGCTAGCTATAATGCTAATGGTGTCAATGGAAGGAAGTATTTGTTGCCGGCGCTCTTTGACCCGACAACCTCGGAGTGTTCTACTCTAGCATaa